A genome region from Microbacterium profundi includes the following:
- a CDS encoding enoyl-CoA hydratase/isomerase family protein — protein sequence MSDPILFSVDDGLARLTLNRPTRLNAFNADLARAWRDVTSEATSRDDVKAILLDASGPAFCAGGDVLDMATTMGAGSDIADLAEVINVGIRALTQSAIPVVAAAHGTTAGGGLGILLCSDYAVVGGRSKIGSLYANIGLTPDLSVSAQLAAAVGQRRALQLVLQDRLLSAEEAQEWGLVAEVVSGADAADEADRVRERAEQVARFWLAGAAGAYGQAKRLVRSRPERTFAEQLDEEARSIGAAFETPDAKARVAAFAAASAKKAR from the coding sequence ATGAGCGATCCCATCCTGTTCTCGGTCGACGACGGACTGGCGCGGCTGACGCTGAATCGTCCGACACGTCTCAACGCGTTCAATGCGGATCTTGCCAGGGCCTGGCGCGATGTGACGAGTGAGGCGACCTCGCGCGATGACGTCAAGGCGATCCTGCTGGATGCGTCCGGTCCGGCCTTCTGCGCCGGTGGCGACGTGCTCGACATGGCGACCACGATGGGCGCAGGATCCGACATCGCCGACCTCGCCGAAGTGATCAACGTCGGCATCCGTGCGCTCACGCAGTCGGCCATCCCGGTGGTCGCCGCAGCACACGGTACGACGGCGGGCGGCGGCCTCGGCATCCTGCTCTGCTCCGACTACGCGGTCGTCGGCGGGCGGTCCAAGATCGGCAGCCTCTACGCGAACATCGGCCTCACCCCCGACCTCTCGGTATCTGCGCAGCTCGCCGCCGCCGTGGGACAGCGGCGCGCGCTGCAGTTGGTGCTGCAGGATCGCCTCTTGAGCGCGGAGGAAGCGCAGGAATGGGGCCTGGTCGCCGAGGTCGTGAGCGGTGCGGATGCTGCGGACGAGGCCGATCGCGTGCGCGAACGCGCGGAGCAGGTGGCACGCTTCTGGCTCGCTGGTGCCGCGGGCGCATACGGGCAGGCGAAGCGGCTGGTCCGCTCGCGTCCCGAGCGCACGTTCGCCGAGCAGCTCGATGAAGAGGCACGTTCGATCGGCGCGGCTTTCGAGACTCCGGATGCCAAGGCTCGCGTCGCGGCGTTCGCCGCAGCATCCGCGAAGAAGGCACGCTGA
- a CDS encoding glycoside hydrolase family 32 protein, whose protein sequence is MTAPSATRPLLHFAPEQNWMNDPNGLVFHKGRYHLFYQCNPEGVVHANLSWGHASSTDLIDWEHHPVAIRDDEAGQIFSGSVVVDVGNTSGLGTTDDPALVALYTQAAQNPNRQSQALAYSIDDGLTWTKYAGNPVLDRGTSDFRDPKVFRYDGPAGAYWVMVAVEAVDRQAMLYRSDDLINWTFLSAFGPQRAVDGVWECPDLFPLAVEGDPGDVRWVLLISLNPGGIAGGSGTQYFIGDFDGVTFAADDDATGDAIDWLDFGRDCYAGVTFDALAQADRTLIAWMSNWDYVGSLHAADGTLRHPMMTLPRRLSLVSRDGSLRLRQQPVSVQLADERVLEDIPVAGSRVVFEEIPDAGRISVRIDVLGAAGFALRLRFDGADEGVVMLTYDADARQLSVGRTDGNVAIHDDFPGSQMMPVAGGNLIDLEIWLDRASIEVFADGGTRVLTDLLAPQHGRALAVEGVGGQVHIERIAVADAVGPDMPIG, encoded by the coding sequence GTGACTGCCCCCTCCGCTACCCGCCCGCTGCTGCATTTCGCACCGGAGCAGAACTGGATGAACGACCCCAACGGGCTCGTCTTCCACAAGGGTCGCTATCACCTGTTCTATCAGTGCAACCCGGAGGGCGTGGTCCACGCGAATCTGAGCTGGGGGCATGCCTCGAGCACTGACCTGATCGACTGGGAACACCATCCTGTCGCGATCCGCGACGACGAGGCAGGTCAGATCTTCTCGGGTTCGGTGGTCGTCGATGTCGGCAACACATCGGGGCTCGGCACGACTGACGATCCTGCCCTCGTCGCTTTGTACACGCAGGCGGCGCAGAATCCGAACAGGCAGTCGCAGGCGCTGGCTTACAGCATCGATGACGGCCTGACGTGGACCAAGTACGCCGGCAACCCCGTGCTCGATCGCGGTACGAGTGATTTCCGCGATCCGAAGGTGTTCCGCTACGACGGACCGGCCGGGGCGTACTGGGTGATGGTGGCCGTCGAGGCTGTGGACCGCCAGGCGATGCTGTACCGCTCGGATGACCTCATCAACTGGACGTTCTTGTCGGCGTTCGGTCCTCAGCGCGCTGTCGACGGGGTGTGGGAGTGCCCTGACCTGTTCCCACTCGCGGTCGAGGGAGACCCGGGAGATGTGCGCTGGGTGCTGCTGATCAGCCTCAACCCCGGCGGCATCGCCGGTGGCTCCGGTACGCAGTACTTCATCGGAGACTTCGACGGGGTGACGTTCGCTGCGGATGACGATGCCACCGGCGACGCGATCGACTGGCTGGATTTCGGCCGGGACTGCTACGCCGGAGTCACCTTCGATGCGCTTGCGCAAGCGGATCGCACGCTGATCGCGTGGATGTCGAACTGGGATTACGTCGGATCGCTTCACGCTGCGGACGGCACCCTGCGCCATCCCATGATGACGCTGCCCCGGCGACTGTCTCTGGTGAGCCGGGATGGAAGTCTCCGGTTGCGTCAGCAGCCCGTCAGCGTGCAACTCGCCGACGAGAGGGTCCTGGAGGACATCCCGGTAGCCGGGTCGCGCGTCGTGTTCGAGGAGATTCCGGATGCCGGTCGCATCTCGGTGCGCATCGATGTCCTCGGCGCTGCCGGGTTCGCGTTGAGACTGCGGTTCGATGGCGCGGATGAAGGCGTAGTGATGCTGACATACGACGCCGATGCTCGTCAGTTGAGCGTGGGTCGCACCGATGGGAATGTCGCGATCCATGATGACTTCCCCGGCAGCCAGATGATGCCGGTCGCGGGCGGGAATCTGATCGATCTCGAGATCTGGCTCGACCGAGCCTCGATCGAGGTGTTCGCCGACGGGGGCACGCGCGTGCTCACCGATCTGCTCGCACCGCAGCACGGCCGTGCGCTTGCCGTGGAAGGTGTCGGCGGGCAGGTGCACATCGAACGGATCGCGGTGGCAGACGCAGTCGGACCCGACATGCCGATCGGCTGA
- a CDS encoding inositol monophosphatase family protein produces MTSASQLKELAADIAREAGELARLRRSAGFALAATKSTLADIVTEADREVEALIRARLDAERPGDGFLGEESGGGDGTTGVTWVVDPIDGTVNYAYGLPAYCVSIAAVEGGADPNNWRPLAAAVYAPVLGELFTAGRGEGAWLDDARLAVTSETPAGGLLATGFGYDPSTHDGDLLTVRQVMPLARDLRRGGSAALDLSYVAAGRLDGYFERGLSPWDFAAGSLLVTEAGGIVTRLDTASARPMLIAAGAPLHARITGVLDKEI; encoded by the coding sequence GTGACCTCGGCATCGCAGCTGAAGGAACTCGCTGCCGACATCGCCCGCGAGGCGGGCGAGCTCGCACGGCTCCGAAGGTCTGCTGGGTTCGCCCTCGCGGCCACGAAGTCGACGCTCGCCGACATCGTCACCGAGGCCGACCGCGAGGTCGAGGCGCTGATCCGCGCACGGCTGGACGCCGAGCGTCCTGGTGACGGGTTCCTCGGTGAGGAGTCCGGTGGTGGCGACGGCACGACCGGAGTGACCTGGGTGGTCGACCCGATAGACGGCACCGTGAACTACGCGTACGGCCTGCCCGCCTACTGCGTGAGCATCGCGGCGGTCGAGGGCGGCGCCGATCCGAACAATTGGCGACCGCTCGCCGCGGCCGTCTACGCGCCCGTGCTCGGCGAGCTGTTCACTGCCGGCCGCGGCGAGGGCGCATGGCTCGATGACGCGCGGCTCGCCGTCACCTCGGAGACGCCGGCGGGCGGGTTGCTGGCGACCGGCTTCGGCTACGACCCGTCGACGCACGACGGCGACCTGCTGACCGTGCGGCAGGTAATGCCGCTCGCGCGGGACCTGCGCAGGGGCGGATCGGCGGCGCTCGATCTCAGCTACGTGGCGGCCGGGAGGTTGGACGGCTACTTCGAGCGAGGACTGAGTCCGTGGGACTTCGCGGCTGGGTCGCTTCTGGTCACCGAAGCGGGAGGGATCGTGACTCGGCTGGACACGGCATCCGCTCGTCCGATGCTGATCGCTGCTGGAGCGCCGTTGCACGCTCGGATCACCGGGGTCCTCGACAAGGAGATTTGA
- a CDS encoding FBP domain-containing protein has translation MRALTESDVRGAFVNATEEELRLIEMPHDFVLVDWDFHDFLAWRDPASSKRGCVVVEIDGRLVGVVLRSTDPGPARTGMCNICHTMQPGNQVALFSARRAGDSGRRGDSVGTYICADLSCHENVRLAHPLAPNEIRVPGQVDVRLDGTRRRMEGFAKRVLEPLV, from the coding sequence ATGCGAGCGCTCACCGAATCCGATGTCCGCGGGGCGTTCGTCAACGCCACGGAGGAGGAGTTGCGGCTCATCGAGATGCCGCACGACTTCGTGCTCGTCGACTGGGACTTCCACGATTTCCTCGCCTGGCGCGATCCGGCGTCGAGCAAGCGCGGATGCGTCGTCGTCGAGATCGACGGGCGCCTCGTCGGCGTCGTACTGCGCTCCACCGACCCCGGACCTGCACGTACGGGCATGTGCAACATCTGCCACACGATGCAGCCCGGCAATCAGGTCGCCCTGTTCTCCGCACGCCGGGCGGGGGATTCCGGACGCCGTGGCGACAGCGTCGGCACCTACATCTGCGCCGACCTGTCGTGTCATGAGAACGTGCGGCTCGCGCATCCGCTCGCACCGAACGAGATCCGCGTCCCCGGCCAAGTTGACGTTCGCCTCGACGGGACACGGCGTCGTATGGAGGGTTTCGCCAAACGAGTTCTGGAGCCGCTGGTCTGA